The nucleotide sequence CTCCCCAGCATCCCAGTCCCCGGCTGCCGGGGGGGACTCTGCCCTCACACCCCCAGGCCACCGCGGTCCCAGACGAGCCGGGAAGGGCTTCTTTGTGCGGCGGCCGTTCTGTGCGTCCTGGACAGCACCTGGGGTTGAAGCCCATTCTGTCccagtcctggggtgggggggaccacAGCCAGAGCGGGCCTTGGGGCTACAGTCCTCTCACCTGGCCAAGCACAACCACTGTCCGGCCCTTGGGGACTCAGGAGCCCACATCTCAGAGCcacggggcaggggtgggtggctCACTGGGAACCTCGTGTTCTCCCCAGCCGAGTCCCGGGGCCGTGGGGCCACACGCACCCTGGAAGCTACGCTCCCCTCACAGGTGTGTCCGCACCGGCGTCCGCACGGACACACTCGCGGTTAGCCAGGCTGGCCCGCGGGTCCACTAACACGGAGGACGTGAGCAGCACTTGCATCCACACGGCACAGCTGCGCACCcgccggggtggggggtgagcaggTGTGTGGGGACCGGGTGGGTCACCAGGTCCTGAGCTGCCAAGACCCCAGTGCCCAGGGCTGGGTTCtgctcctgagcagggagtcctggcCGCCGCCCCAGATGGCACATTCCTCAGGTCTTCCCTTTGCCTCTGGGCGCTGACTCGTCCACCAAGGAGCTCAAGTGACCTCAGAACGTGAACATTCCCAGGAGCCCTCAAGGGTGTTCTCAGAGCAGAGGCACCGAGGACACTTCCTGGAGGCAGCATGTGACCCCGAGTCACCATTCCCTCGGGAACCAGAACCCCGTCTTGCACAGGCCAGGCCTAGGCCACACAGCAGCTCCCCACACCGAGTCTCCAGCCTCCTCCTCGGGTCCCTTGCCCCTGTCCCCCGGCCGGCACACCTCATCGCAGGCGCTCGCTGCGAGGGACACAAGCCCCGCTCCCGGCtggaccccagccccagcctccaccCAGACCCCGCCTTAGCCCCAGGCCTTCGCATCCGGGAAGGATGCCTGGAAGGAGGATGTCTGGCCTCCCTGGCCGTGCTGGGGGCTTCCTGGGCTCCGGCGCCCTGAATTCATGTGTGTGACTGAGGGCACCCCCAGGAGACGTTCGCCCAAAGCAAGTCCTGTGGCCGGTCTCATCCCTGACTCGCGCTCACCCTGACTCCGCCCCTTGGGGGTGCCCAGCCCTGACCTCTCACCCGCCTCCTGGGACTCGTGCGGCGAGCCTGCGCTCGCACCCCCGGGAAGCAGGCCGTGTGGGTGAGGTTGGGGTGCTCCTCGGGTCGGCCCTTCTGGGAGCCCCTAAGCACTCAGGTGCCACCAGGACCTTGAACAGGGTTCGTGAGTGGATCTGTCTGTGGAACGGCTGCTCCAGCCTCCCAGCGGCTGCCAGAGGGAGGGTTTGCCCAGGCCCCAGCACCCACAGACCTGCCCCAGCCTCACCCAGGCTCGGACCTCTCACCTCTGACTTCCCGCCCTCCGCTGCCCAGCCTGCCGGGGCGAGGACAGCAGCCCGGCCAATCCCGGAGGCCCCAGGCCACACCCCTGGCTGGTATGACCCTGCGTGTATAAATACACCTGCCGGAAGCCGACACCCAGAGAATTCACACCTGCTCCGGACAGTCCTCGGCTTCTGGAAGCACACAGCCCCCCGAGTCCCGCTTGCCTGGGACGAAGCAGAGGGCACACCTGCCAGACCGGTGCCACCAGGAAGGACAGCGGCTGGCGGCCAGCCCGGAGGAGAGGGGGCAAAGCAGCTCCAAAGCAGCTCCCGCCGGACGGGAGCGCTCAGAGCCTCACAGCCCGGTGGTGCCCAGCCTCAAGGACCATGCTCAGGCCTTGCTGACGACCCCGGCCGCCAGGTAAGGCTCAGCCAGCACTCGCCTCTCGCGTGCACAGGctcgggcgggggggggggggggttgcctcCCAGGAGGGCTGAGACCTCGGTGCCAAGGGGCTGGTTGTGTGGGTACACGGGCCTGGAGGGGTCAGCCTGTGGTCCCCGCTGCCGACTACGTTGGAGCTGCTGCCCAGCCTGCGGCCCCCACTGTTCCCAGATGCGGTGACGCCTCGCGTTGCAGTGCTGGGAGCACTCATGACGTCACAGTGACGTCACCGTGACTCATGGTGGTCAGAGTCATCACACAGCAACACCCGAACCTGCACGACACATCACTGCAAGTCATCGCCCACCTGGACTGACCGGCAAGATAGGGTCACCTCTAGGGTGTCCTTCTGGGCTTCATGGGGTCTGTCCACTGTCCTCCTTATCTGTCCTCCTCCAGGCAAGACCCATGTGGCAGGCCaagaggcagggctgggcagggcccTGGTCAGCAGGCGGGTCACCCGAGCCTTGccagggagacagaggcagggTCCCCCGTGGAAACGGAAAGCGCGTCGGGAGGACGGCAGCTGTGTCCCTGTGGAACCCTCGGGGTGGTGGGTCATCCCAGACGATGGCTCAGCTCCTCCGCCTCCGGCTCCTCGGGCTGAGGTGTACTCTGGGTCCTGAGGGCCAGCAGAAAGCCCTCGTCACCAGCCAGACAAGCTGGCCCTACAGGTTCGGGCGAGGCTGGGAAACAAACCCTTCTTGGGACGCCGGCCCCCACCCCGTCCAGGCCCTCCTCGACTTCCTGCAGCCGGCTAGCTCACCCTGGCCCCCAGACAGAGTCCTGACCCTCAGCCAGCCAGGCGTGGCACCCCACCCTCCTACGGTGGCCCGAGAACCGGGTGTGTCCACCACGTCAGGTGCCTGTGCTGGGATCCCTGTTCAAACCCACTTCATCCGACCCAGAGCCACCCTCCTCCAGGTCCCACTGACCCCTTGGCAAGGTGACCCTGGCTGAGTCGTCCCACTCTCTGAGCGGCCGTTTTGGTACTGCGGCTGTTGCGTGTCCCGTGACGGGCACAGCCCGGCAGAGCCCAGAGGTCAGCAGCAACTATCGCGGGCCCTGCCGTCCACTGTGCTTATGCCCGGTGGCACTGCTGGGTAGGACAGGTCCAGCAGGAGGTGTCCACCGAGCGGTCAGCGCGACACCCTTGTGCACGCGGCCTCCAGTCTAAGACCCTTGGCGGGCTGGCCAGGCTTGGAGCCCTCCTCGCCCCGGGACGCTCACCCCTGTCTTGGCGTgagaggaggtgagggagggcaGGGTTACAGCTTGAGCAGCAAGACCTTGACGCTGGTACAGGGAGGACTTTCCGGAGGTGCCCACAGGTGGGCCGTGTCCTCCTAGAGATCTCTCTGGCTGGTGCTGCGCAAGAGAGACACGGGGCGAGAGCAGACTGTGCGGCAAAGGGGCAGCCTGCGGTCACTCACGGTGCCCTCCATCTGTCCCCCAGCTCAGAGTCATGTCATCGGGCCAGCGAGTGTGGCATACAGCCGTGCCAGCCCCTGGTCGGACCAGCCCCACGGCCACCGTGCCCGGGTCCCCCCGCACCCCTGGCTCGGAGAAGGCGGCCTCCCCGCTGGAGTGCTCCATCTGCTTCTCGGGCTACGACAACATCTTCAAGACGCCCAAGGAGCTCTCCTGCACGCACGTCTTCTGCCTGGAGTGCCTGGCACGGCTGGCGGCCGCCCAGCCCACAGGCCGGCCCGGCGGTGAGGCCGTGCCCTGCCCCTTCTGCCGGCAGCCCACGGCTCTGCCGGCCGCCGGGGCCCCCGCGCTGCGCACCAGCCGCCAGCTGCAGGCCAGGATGGCGGCGCACCTGCGGCGGGAGGAGCCCGTGTGGCTGGAGGGCACTAAGCTCTGctgccgcccgccgcccgccaccCCCGGCCTCCTGGCGCCCGGCTGCGTGTGCGTGGACGTGGGCCTGAGCAAGCCCCCGGAACCTgccgcgccgccgcccgccccgcgCCCTGCCCGCCCCCGGGGCCGGCTGGCCCGCTGCTGGGCGCGCTGCGGGGACTGGAGGCGGGTGGCACTGGTAGCTGCCCTGCTGCTGGTGCTCTTCTGCGTGGTGCTCTGGCCCGTGCAGTGCGCGCTCAAGACCGGGAACTTGCGCTGccgccccccgccgcctgcccccgccgcccccgccgccttCTCTCCTGGGCCCCTGGCCGACAACTAGGCCCGGCCGCCCTGGCCCCAGCCCCGGCTGTGGGTCCCCCAGCCCCGGCTGCGGTCCCGGGTGCGGCAGCTGTTGGGAGCCGGTGCCCCAGAGAGACCCCAAGGTCTCTGAGGACCTCGTATCCCATTCAGCTCACCACCCCCCTGTGCTGTGTGGCTCGATCCGGATGGACCGACAAAGGGGTCCCTGAAGCTCCCAGGAATCACAGGGCCCCCTTGGGCGCCAGAGACCACCTCCCTACCCCATCACAGAGAAGCTCCTCATACACTGTGAATCACCCGCACTCGCGGCCCTTTGCTGAGGGAGGGTGCTCACCATTTATTCTACTTTCACATTTCACCCACAGCTCCTTCCCCAGACCCCCTCCCCAGGCAGGGCTGGCCCCTTCCATTGCGTGAGGGAGCTAATCCTGCCCTCTGACCAGGGGGACCCAGTCCTCCAGGGCCCATCCAgaactgtacatttttaaataaattattttgtatccATATTTGGTAAGGGGTCCTCACCCTGGGCGCCCTCCTCCCCACGCCACTGAGCCTCTCCCTCCAGAAAAGCACAGTCTGCCCTGTCTCAGAGAGCTGTAACCCAGAGGACACGCCCACTGGGCTGAAATCCAGCAGCCCCTAGGGCAGACAGCCCCCAGGTTCTAGGGTGTCCCGCTCCTGTCCCCTGAGGGCTGTGGATAGGCTGGAGCcgtcccgcccccctcccccagaactcCGAGGCTCCCCCAGGAGGATGGGAAGGGCACCTGGAGCCGGGTGGGACGGGCAGGAAGGGACAGGGCCTTGGCACGGTCCGGACCCCTCCTCCAACACTCCCCAGCTGGACACCCCCACAAGAAGTCAGGACTCCACAGACCTGCCGAGAGTCCTGACAAAAGGGCCACGGAACCCCGGGACCCATTTCCCGCGAACCAAGGCCTAAGGACGCACAGAAGCAGAAGTGGTGACCACCAGGGTGTCCTCCAGCAGACCCTCTGGGGGCCAAGTGCAGGGGCTCAAGGGATGGGCAGGAGTCCCTGTcaacccccactgcccccccccccaccagttaGCATGGCGAAGGGAGGCCAGGCTGGTTCTGGCTCCCCAGGCCACAGCCTCTTGCCCCTGACCCGGAAGCCCAGTCCTTCCTGCTCCAAACAGCTGGGCCtctggctgggctgggctggggaggcgGCCCAGGGAGACCCGGGGAAGCTGGGCCCCAGGCCCCAACAAAGACACAGAACTGAGACCAAGTCATTTTATTGAGGGTACCACAAAGCCACACGGCCATCCGTGACGGGAGGCGCCCAGACAGCACGCCAGTGAGGCCGCAGCGGTCACACGCCCGTGGCGCACGCATGTGAGCCTCCCCCGGGGAACATGAGGTCGCACTGAGCATCTCACGCGCTGCTGCGGGCAGCTGGAAGCCGAGGTGGCCGCCCGGGATGCGGGTAGGGGCAGGCAAACCCTGATGATGGCCCCAGCCGGGTCAAGCCCAGGCCGGCCACTCGTGACAAACACGGGGCACACACGGGGTCACACGTGGTCACCGTGACTGGTGGCCTCCCGCACCAGAGACAAACCACAGCGTGAGGCCCTCCAGCTCCTCCCGCACCCGGGAGCCCCGGAAAGGGCAGGGCGCTCGGGtctccccactgcccctccccatttctaGGCGTCGAGGCCACGTTCGGGCGGGTGTGAGGGCTGGGGAGAAGCTGCGGTCTGCGGGGCCCTCACCAGTCCTTCCGAGGAGCGCCCCGGCCCGGcgggctccccctcccccctccgcgGCTCcggccccccccgcccccgggcacGCGGGCGCCCTCCCCGCGCGGGGCCCGCAGGTTCTCGTACCCGCCGCCGGAGGCCTCCGGGGCCCTGCGGGCGGAGACAGGGCTCGGTCGGCGCCCTCGCGGGATCCCGTcccgcgcgcccctccccccgcgcccccggcccggccccgctCCCCGACGACCCCACTCACGCCGCCGGCGCCCGGGACGACACGGGCCCACGTTCCCGACCCGAGGCCCACGTTCAGGTAGTCGCGTTCCTCCGGCGGCCGGCGCTGGGAGGAGGGGCGGTCGGTCACCCGGGGTGTCGCCGCAGCCCGCCCGCCCGCTCCGCTTCGCCGtcggccccgcccggccccgcccccacctgctCGCGCAGGCGCAGCTGCTCGGCCTGGACGTGCCTGCAGCGCCAGGTACACGAACTTGTCCTGCGCCTCGGTCTGCACCGTCCCCGAGCGCTGCCGCCGCACCAGCTGGATCGTCCTGCGCACGTCGATGTCGCAGTGCAGACCTGGGCACCGGCGCGCTCAGGGCCGGGAGCacggggcggggccggcgcgagggggcggggccgggagcACGGGGCGGGGCCGGGTGCGAGGGGCGGGGCCGAGGCCCGGGGTGGGGCCAGGTgtgaggggcggggctggggcggcTCACCCTGCCTGCGGATGAGGTCCACCAGGATGTCAATCACGATGATGGTGCCCGTGCGTCCGATGCCCGCGCTGTGGGGACCGACCGGTGGCCTGTGGCTAGTTTAGGGGAGGAGACCGTGGCCCTGCCCCGGGTTGCACCTGCCCTGCCCGCCTACCCCGTCTCGGATCGCACCTGCAGTGCACCACCATGGGTCCAGTCCCCGGCATGCTGCTCTGGGCCCTGTTCACCTCGTCCAGGAAGCCGAGGACGCCGGAGGGCTCGGCCGGGACGCCGTGGTCTGGCCCGCTGAAGTACTGGTAGTGCTTCACTGTGCGCCACGGCTCCTCCTGGGCGGGGAGGGCGGGTGAGCTTTCCCCGGGCCAGTCTGGGCAGTTCCCAGGTGGGGCCAGGCCACAGGGCCAGAGTGGAGCTGCCATGAGCCCCAGGGTGAGAGGGGCACCGGGCAGGGCCgggaaggaggcaggcagggttTGCCAGGAGTGATCAGGAGGGTCAAGGCCGAgcaggggggatgggagagaaatACGGGATTGTGAGGCTgggggctcaggcccctgggaaaaggaagggggagcAATGGGTGAAGGAGCAGACCATGACCTCCGTTGAGAAGAGCCAAGTGTGAGGGGCCTGCAGGGCCCCCAGGTGGTTAGACATGAGAGACAGGGTGGGTGTGGGGGTCGGGAAAGAATCGTTGCTGCCACAGAGACGGGTACCACCGGCCCCTTGACTCTACTGAGGTGGCTCAGGGAGGGACCTGGGAGGGAGGGACCATGTGGGCGTGAGGCCACCCTGGGGCCAGGCAACAGGGACCCGGGGACCTAGGGTTGAGAATGGGACCTGCCTGTGAGCACTGCCCAGCAGAGCCCTGGTGGGGCCTGTGTCCACTGGGCTCAGGGACATGAATGCAGTCAGCCAGGGGGATTGGGTGGAGCCAcgttggggcggggaggggggtctgCAGCTCAGACCTGGGGACTTCCTGACTACTGTGACTCTGGCCCCTCATGTCTTGTGGCCTACTGGGCTCACCTGATCTGGCCGCCACACCTGCAGTTCCCGCACGCAGTAGCCCTGGGCTTGGTGCTCTGCCAAGTTGAAAATACGCACACGGCCGTATTCTTGGCTGCCGTGCAGCTCAGGCCAGTACCCGGAAGCATttgttccgggggggggggggcattacATCAGCTGTGCTGCGGGACCGCCAGACCCGCGCCTGGGGCCCCGTGTgctgcacgcacacacacaggggcTTTCCAGAGTCCCCCTCGCAATGCACACGCCCCAAACTACCCCCAGCAGGAGAAGCGAGGCTGGACCAACCAGCAGCACAGGTGAGCACAGGGTGGGGAGGGCGCTGTCAAGCCTGAGCTCCTGCCCGGCCTCTCTCCACCTCCCTGGTGGCCATGACAATGACCCGCGTGTTCTCCTGGTGCACCATTGCCCAAAAGGCAGCCACTGTGCTTTGCACACAGCCCTGGGTGGCGATGTACACCTTGCCCTGTCCGTGACCTGGCTTCTCCGGATCGCTCTGTAAGGGTGGGTGTGTCCACAGTTTCCAGGATTTAAAGTGCCGAGGACAGCGTACGTCTATGCAAACGACGTGCAAAGCAGCCCCAGCTGGCTCACACGTGGCCCCTCCTGCCCTAGGCTAGGGGGGAGCCGGGGAACAGGGTTAGGTCCAGCCCACTCTGAGGACACACTGGAAACCCACACAGCCCCTCTCTCCCAACACCGTCTAGGGTCTTGCCAGGGTCCACGGATCACGGGCACCTGGATCTTCCTGGGCCTGCCATCAGGAGCTCCAGGTTCGTAAGGGGGAGAGGGTGGCTCGTGTGTGGCCGGACACAGCTCAAGATGTCCTGTCGGAGCCACGCTAGGCCACGCCTCTCGCACACCCACCCTGATACAGCCGGCATTGATGTAGTCGGCTCCAGGCACAGCGTCGTTCACGTCCCGCAGAGTGACGCGGGTGGAGTCAACTGGGAGGGAAAGCCGCTGCTCAGGTCTCCAGGGGAGGCGGAGGGAGGAAGGGACCTCACCCGCCTCTTTACCTGTGGACCCCGGGGTGAgcaagaggagggaggaaggggccccGAATGCGAAGAGTCACACCAGCGGAGGGGCACAGCCCCCTGCCCTCACCTTCCGGGGGCCCCTGCTCGCCAGATGGGCCCCACACGGGACTGAGCCCTGGCTCCCCAGCACGGCCCCCTGCCTGGCCCTCACAGGGAAGGATGTTCTTGTAGCGATTCTTGGGCTTGTTCTCCAGCCGATGCCCCTCCCTAACCGCTGCAGCATCTGGTTGGGGGAGGAAGCCTCAGCCTGTTGTCCTGCCCTTCCCCAGGGCCTTTGGTGACCGTCCTTCCTCCCCTAAGCCTCTCCCCTCTGCCGGCCCTCACCCAGGCCCCAAAGGATGGGAGTCTATGGTGTGGGGGGCGGGCACCTCAAATTCTTCCCAGAAGCCCTGCTTGGCCTTCCCGCTGGCATCGGCGGGCCCGCTGAGCTCTCGCACTCGGTTCTCCATGCTTGCGGCGGTGATCCTTGTTGCTTTTAGGGACTGGCCGGGAGAGCGCTGCGTCCACCCTTGGCAGGGCCCAGCAGACCCCAGGGGCAGACCCCACACTGTTCTCCTGaggcctccctgccccagcaGTACCTAGCACCCTCTTCCCTGGTCCCAACGTCCCGTGGGCCGTCCTCACCCCAGGGACAAAGTTCACTCCAGATCCCGAGGTCACGTGCCTCCGGGCGTACCTGCTTGAGCTGCACCACCGTCCCCGACTTCTCCACCATCGGGTTCTGCCTGTAGCGCTCCACCAGGTCAGGGAGGGAGTCGAACTGTTCCCCACCGCCCACGTCATACTTCCCATCTGGCTGGGGGGACGGCAGTGAGGGGCCTGGCCACTGCCCACGCCCTCCCCCAGCCGCACCCCTGTCCCTGCTGCCACGCCCCACCTGGACGTGGATCATGAGTGGATCATGACGTGTGTGACCCGCCACCGGAGGTCAGCCTTCTCAGGCCGCGGTGTGAGCACGACAGCACGAAGTCCCCAGGCTTGCTCTGACTTTCCCACACCAGGAAGGTGCCCAGACGTCCTTTTTCCATCAGCAGCTGCTTGGCCTCCTTGCCAGACAGGTGTCCTTGGTACCACCTGGCCCAgggtgtgggggttggggtggagcCCTGGTGAGACTGGGGGGCCGTGGCCGGGCTAGGTGAGGGGACGCAGATTCACACGCAGCCAGAAGCCTCCAAGacaagacacagacacagagggagacagacgGACCCACCCAGATCTCGAGGGCCCAGGCCGTACCCTCACCCAGGCCAGCCTCAGCGAGCCCTGCCCagctctcccactctccccctACCCAGGAGCGGGCAGGCCAGAGGCAAGACAGGTGAGCCCGGCAGGGCCGAGGGTGGCCACCAGGTGGCAGTCTGGTCCCCAGCAAGGAGGGATGGGGCCACCTCAGACCAGCCCCACAACCCGGCCCTGGCAGGTGCGGCTTCTTCAGGTCTCAGAGCGCacgtagggaaactgaggctggaggGCACTGCTCACCGGAGCCACCAGGCAGGAGGGTAGGCGTCACCCCGGCTGCAGGGCTCCAGCTGCACACGTTCACCCCTGCGGCCCGTGCCTCGGACCTagaggccctggggagggggggcctGCAGGACACGCCCTCAGCTTGGCCGCCGCTGTGCCCAAGCCCGACCGTGGCCACGGAGGGCAAAGGAAACCCGGAGGCCACGCCCTACAGACACGGACACTCACATGCCCACTTGCATGGACACGTGGCGCTGCCGCTCACCGCTCAGAGACAGGGTCCTGGTGGCCCAGTGGCTGCCGGAGCTCTACGGGACCCCGCTGCGCTCACGGAGCAGCCCCCCACGCTGACCTGTGTCGTGGTGCACTAGCGCGGCCAGCGTGGCGAACTTCACCCCCCCGTAGAGATCGTAGTAGTCGCCCGTGTTCCGGACATTGATGTGGGCGCCTGGAGGCAGGTGCACATCACTGTTGTGGGGGGGCGCTGCTCCCACCAATCCCTTCTTCCCATCACCACCCACAGCTTCCGGAACAGTCCCCGAGCTTTTCCTGTGctgatgtctctgtctctgccgcTCCCCTGCCAGGAACAGCCAGGGCCAGGCCCGTCCCCATCCGGCCAGCGTGGGAGTCTCACCCTGGGTGGCGGGCATCCCACCTCCGCCCCTGCGAAGTCCGGACTGGGTTCGCAGCCCAAGGCCTACTCTCCCTTGGCCTGGAGGCAGACGCCGGAGCAACCCTCCGCGATGGGCTCTGCCTCAGCCTAGACGGCCTGCCTGGGGGTTCCTGATGACCAGGCCTCACGGCCCGGGAAGCTACCAGGAAAGCCCCAGGGACAGACCGTGGTCCCTGCAGCATGAGGGCTAACGTCAGTCACACCTGCTGCCTCAGGTGTGGCAGAGAGACTGGAAAGATCTAGAGACCTAAGGGGAGCCCCCTCCCCAGGTGGCCTCTCCTTCTCACCGACCAACCCAGACCCATCCGGCTGCTGCGGCCCCTTCCCATTCCTCCTCCCCACACAAGGGCCTGTCACGGCTTCCGGCCTGACCCCTGGTGGGCAGCATCCCCAGGAGATGGGATCGTAAGGACAGCCACAGAGCACCCCCCGTCCACAACAGCAGACCCCTCCGAGGGTGGCAGGTCCTGCCCACTCCTTACCTCTCTGAGCCCTTCCCAAGCCCTTCGAAGGGATTCCCTCCTGTCCGGAAGCCACTGGTCCGGAAGGCTAGATTTCCACCTGCCCTTGCCCAGCTGtcggccccccaccccacacaaaACACAGATTCTTGGATGTCTTGTCCTGAGACGAGTGTCTTGGGTGTCTGTCTCGCTTCCAGGAAAATGCCCGACATCCTTCTGGGAAGACGGGGAAGACTGATCCCCTGTCCCCCTGCTGAGGGCGGAGCCTCAGAGCCCAACACACGTGGCTATGGCTCCGGCCACCGTCACCCTGACAGCGCGCAGCCCCCTGGGCAGCTCTTGCTGGGTCTCACCAAGAAGCTCCCGTGCTGGCCCCTGGACAGGAGCAGCTTCTCTGCCTCAACTCCACTGATGTTGGGGTGAAACCACCTGGAACGAGCGCCACAAGCGGCCAGCCTGCAGAGCTGGGGTGACAACTGAGTGCCCTCTGGGCTCCCAAAGTCCTGGCGCACACCCAACCTCCCCCGTGGGGCCTGTCGCGGGCCGGCGCTTACAGCCTGCCATGGGCAATGGCCACCGGCTGGCTCTGAGGGCTGTGGGCAAGGAGTGGGACCACGGGGTCCCAGGGACACAGATGAACGGAAGCTTCCCTGCGGCCGGGGGGCGGTGAGTGGGACAGACGCCCTCCAGCACCCCACACAGCCACCGTCAG is from Meles meles chromosome 1, mMelMel3.1 paternal haplotype, whole genome shotgun sequence and encodes:
- the RNF223 gene encoding RING finger protein 223, with protein sequence MSSGQRVWHTAVPAPGRTSPTATVPGSPRTPGSEKAASPLECSICFSGYDNIFKTPKELSCTHVFCLECLARLAAAQPTGRPGGEAVPCPFCRQPTALPAAGAPALRTSRQLQARMAAHLRREEPVWLEGTKLCCRPPPATPGLLAPGCVCVDVGLSKPPEPAAPPPAPRPARPRGRLARCWARCGDWRRVALVAALLLVLFCVVLWPVQCALKTGNLRCRPPPPAPAAPAAFSPGPLADN
- the LOC123955329 gene encoding LOW QUALITY PROTEIN: tyrosine-protein phosphatase non-receptor type 11-like (The sequence of the model RefSeq protein was modified relative to this genomic sequence to represent the inferred CDS: inserted 2 bases in 1 codon), which produces MIHVQVGRGSRDRGAAGGGRGQWPGPSLPSPQPDGKYDVGGGEQFDSLPDLVERYRQNPMVEKSGTVVQLKQVRPEARDLGIWSELCPWVDSTRVTLRDVNDAVPGADYINAGCIREEPWRTVKHYQYFSGPDHGVPAEPSGVLGFLDEVNRAQSSMPGTGPMVVHCSAGIGRTGTIIVIDILVDLIRRQGLHCDIDVRRTIQLVRRQRSGTVQTEAQDKFVYLALQXHVQAEQLRLREQRRPPEERDYLNVGLGSGTWARVVPGAGGVSGVVGERGRAGGAGGGARGTGSREGADRALSPPAGPRRPPAAGTRTCGPRAGRAPACPGAGGAGAAEGGGGARRAGALLGRTGEGPADRSFSPALTPARTWPRRLEMGRGSGETRAPCPFRGSRVREELEGLTLWFVSGAGGHQSR